The Candidatus Fusobacterium pullicola genome window below encodes:
- the nagE gene encoding N-acetylglucosamine-specific PTS transporter subunit IIBC encodes MFSYLQKIGKALMVPVAVLPAAAILMGIGYWIDPIGWGANSQLAAFLIKAGSAIIDNMPILFAVGVAFGLSKDKNGAAALAGLVAFEVVTTLLSVGAVAQMTGVPVDQVSPAFGKINNQFIGIVCGVIAGELYNKFHTLELPKFLAFFSGKRFVPIITSVVMLVVSFILLYIWPVIYSGLVTFGISIAKLGPVGAGVYGFFNRLLIPVGLHHALNSVFWFNVAGINDIGRFWGDPALAYAGLPSTIEGAYHVGMYQAGFFPIMMFGLLGACFAFIKTAKPENKEKIKSIMLAAGFASFFTGVTEPIEFAFMFVAPGLYLLHAVLTGISVFLAASLDWMAGFGFSAGLVDFVLSLRNPNAHNPVMLLVLGLVFFVIYYTVFTFVINKFSVKTPGREEEEIIELVAEGVNAHTAVAAALLPLLGGKENLVNIDNCTTRLRLDVVDSSKVNDAEIKKIAAGVIKKGNAVQVIIGPHVEFVATELKKLV; translated from the coding sequence ATGTTTAGTTATTTGCAAAAAATTGGTAAAGCATTGATGGTTCCAGTAGCAGTATTACCAGCTGCAGCTATTCTAATGGGAATAGGATACTGGATTGACCCAATTGGATGGGGGGCAAATAGTCAACTTGCAGCTTTCCTAATAAAAGCAGGAAGTGCAATCATAGATAATATGCCTATTTTATTTGCAGTGGGAGTTGCATTTGGGCTTTCAAAAGATAAGAATGGTGCTGCAGCTTTAGCAGGATTAGTAGCTTTTGAAGTTGTTACTACATTACTTTCAGTTGGTGCAGTTGCACAGATGACAGGAGTACCTGTAGATCAAGTATCTCCAGCATTTGGAAAAATAAATAACCAATTTATAGGGATTGTATGTGGGGTTATAGCAGGAGAACTATATAATAAGTTTCATACTCTAGAACTACCTAAATTCTTAGCTTTCTTTAGTGGAAAAAGATTTGTTCCAATTATAACATCAGTTGTAATGTTAGTAGTGTCATTTATATTACTATACATTTGGCCAGTTATCTACTCTGGATTAGTGACTTTTGGTATCTCAATAGCTAAATTAGGACCAGTTGGAGCTGGAGTATATGGATTCTTTAATAGATTATTAATACCAGTAGGATTACACCATGCACTAAACTCAGTGTTCTGGTTTAACGTAGCAGGAATAAATGATATAGGAAGATTCTGGGGAGATCCAGCACTAGCTTATGCAGGATTACCATCAACTATTGAGGGAGCTTACCATGTAGGTATGTATCAAGCAGGATTTTTCCCAATCATGATGTTTGGATTATTAGGAGCATGTTTTGCATTTATAAAAACAGCAAAACCTGAAAATAAAGAAAAAATAAAATCAATTATGTTAGCAGCTGGATTTGCTAGTTTCTTTACAGGAGTAACAGAACCAATAGAGTTCGCATTTATGTTTGTTGCACCTGGACTATATTTATTACATGCTGTATTAACAGGAATCTCTGTATTTTTAGCAGCTTCATTAGATTGGATGGCAGGATTTGGATTCTCGGCAGGATTAGTTGACTTTGTATTATCACTACGTAACCCTAATGCTCACAATCCAGTTATGTTATTAGTTTTAGGATTAGTATTCTTTGTAATTTATTATACAGTATTTACATTTGTTATCAATAAGTTTAGTGTAAAAACTCCTGGAAGAGAAGAAGAGGAAATAATAGAGTTAGTAGCTGAAGGAGTAAATGCACATACAGCAGTTGCAGCAGCACTATTACCATTATTAGGTGGAAAAGAAAACCTAGTAAATATTGATAACTGTACTACAAGATTAAGACTAGATGTAGTTGATAGCTCAAAAGTGAATGATGCAGAAATTAAAAAAATTGCTGCAGGAGTTATTAAAAAAGGTAATGCTGTTCAAGTTATAATAGGACCACATGTAGAGTTTGTAGCTACAGAGTTAAAAAAATTAGTTTAA